One window from the genome of Rhodococcus sp. ABRD24 encodes:
- a CDS encoding oxygenase MpaB family protein, which yields MTRSDTSAPIPLGPDSLTWRYFGDWRGMLQGLWAGSMQNMHPGLGAGVEQHSRFFEERWERLFRSLYPIGGVVFDGDRARMTAEEVRDYHRGIKGVDAKGRRYHALDPETFYWAHATFFMGTILAADHFAGGITEAQKRQLFTEHIQWYRLYGMSMRPVPETWEDFQHYWDHMCRNVLEDNKAARDVLDLSDIGRPPFLMWLPEPIWRIARIPVSKGFVWLTIGLYDQPVRDLLGFRWRPVDAWVHRRVGRLVNAVFRLVPTRLRKHPRARSGMDRASGRVPADAPLVHTPARNLPPLEHRDDPSHYVPPMS from the coding sequence ATGACCCGTTCGGATACGTCGGCACCGATACCGCTCGGACCCGACTCGCTGACCTGGCGCTACTTCGGCGACTGGCGCGGCATGCTCCAGGGGCTGTGGGCCGGGTCGATGCAGAACATGCATCCCGGCCTCGGCGCGGGCGTCGAGCAGCACTCCAGGTTCTTCGAGGAGCGGTGGGAGCGGCTCTTCCGCTCGCTGTACCCGATCGGCGGTGTGGTGTTCGACGGCGACCGCGCACGGATGACGGCCGAGGAGGTCCGCGACTACCACCGGGGCATCAAGGGCGTCGACGCGAAGGGCCGTCGCTATCACGCACTCGATCCGGAGACGTTCTACTGGGCGCATGCCACTTTCTTCATGGGCACGATCCTGGCCGCCGACCACTTCGCCGGCGGCATCACGGAGGCCCAGAAGCGACAACTGTTCACCGAGCACATCCAGTGGTACCGGCTCTACGGGATGAGTATGCGTCCGGTCCCCGAAACCTGGGAGGACTTCCAGCACTATTGGGATCATATGTGCCGCAACGTCCTCGAGGACAACAAGGCCGCCCGCGACGTGCTCGATCTGTCGGATATCGGCCGGCCCCCGTTCCTCATGTGGTTGCCCGAACCGATCTGGCGCATCGCCCGGATACCGGTGTCGAAGGGCTTCGTGTGGCTCACCATCGGGCTCTACGACCAGCCGGTCCGCGATCTCCTCGGCTTCCGGTGGCGTCCGGTCGACGCGTGGGTGCACCGCAGGGTCGGCCGCCTCGTCAACGCCGTCTTCCGTCTGGTGCCGACCCGCCTGCGCAAACATCCCCGCGCGCGCAGCGGCATGGACCGGGCCAGTGGACGCGTGCCGGCCGATGCGCCGCTGGTGCACACACCGGCACGCAATCTGCCGCCCCTCGAACACCGCGACGACCCGAGCCACTATGTCCCGCCCATGAGCTGA
- a CDS encoding glycerol-3-phosphate dehydrogenase/oxidase, producing MDKQPGVQFLGPRQREQAWEKLGTEQFDVVVIGGGVVGVGAALDAATRGLRVALVEARDFASGTSSRSSKMFHGGLRYLEQLEVGLVSEALHERELSMSTLAPHLVKPLKFLFPLTHRVWERPYMAAGFLLYDRMGGSKSVPAQKHLTRAGALRMAPGLKRHSLVGGIRYYDTVVDDARHTMTVARTAAHYGAVVRTSTQVVGFLREADRVSGVRVRDSETGATTEVKGHVVINATGVWTDEIQALSRQRGRFRVRASKGVHIVVPRDRIVSDAAIILRTEKSVLFVIPWGGHWIIGTTDTDWNLDLAHPAATKADIDYILGHVNKVLVTPLTHDDIDGVYAGLRPLLAGESDETSKLSREHAVARVAPGLVAIAGGKYTTYRVMGMDAVDLASEDIPARVAPSITEKVPLVGADGYFALVNQAVQLGEAHGLHPYRVKHLLDRYGSLIGEVLDLAKDSPELLQPITDAPDYLQVEAVYAAAAEGALHLEDVLARRTRISIEYSHRGVNCAEQVAELVAPVLGWDRAMIDREVETFRARVEAEVMSQAQPDDLSADALRAAAPEARSEILEPVPGAVSSESARP from the coding sequence TTGGACAAGCAGCCTGGTGTGCAATTCCTGGGTCCGCGACAGCGGGAGCAGGCCTGGGAGAAGTTGGGGACCGAGCAGTTCGACGTTGTCGTCATCGGTGGCGGCGTCGTAGGCGTGGGCGCTGCGCTGGACGCCGCGACGCGTGGACTGAGGGTCGCGCTGGTGGAGGCGCGGGATTTCGCGTCCGGCACGTCGTCTCGCTCCTCGAAGATGTTCCACGGTGGGCTCCGCTACCTCGAGCAGCTAGAGGTCGGATTGGTCTCCGAGGCGCTGCACGAGCGCGAACTGTCGATGTCGACGCTCGCGCCGCACCTGGTCAAGCCGCTGAAATTCCTTTTCCCCCTGACGCATCGGGTGTGGGAGCGGCCCTATATGGCGGCGGGATTCCTGCTCTACGACCGGATGGGCGGTTCGAAGTCCGTTCCAGCGCAGAAGCACCTCACCAGGGCCGGTGCACTGCGGATGGCGCCGGGGCTCAAGCGGCATTCGCTCGTCGGCGGAATCCGGTACTACGACACCGTCGTCGACGACGCCCGCCACACCATGACCGTCGCGCGGACCGCTGCGCACTACGGAGCAGTCGTGCGCACATCTACCCAGGTGGTGGGATTCCTGCGGGAGGCCGACCGGGTGTCGGGCGTGCGGGTCCGGGACTCCGAGACCGGCGCGACCACCGAGGTGAAGGGACACGTCGTCATCAACGCGACGGGTGTGTGGACCGATGAGATCCAGGCACTGTCCCGCCAGCGAGGGCGTTTCCGGGTCCGCGCGTCGAAGGGCGTCCACATTGTGGTTCCCCGTGATCGGATCGTCAGCGACGCCGCGATCATCCTGCGCACCGAAAAGTCGGTGCTGTTCGTCATCCCGTGGGGCGGTCACTGGATCATCGGCACCACCGACACCGACTGGAACCTCGACCTCGCGCATCCGGCCGCGACCAAGGCCGACATCGACTACATCCTCGGCCACGTCAACAAGGTCCTGGTCACCCCGCTCACACACGACGACATCGACGGCGTCTACGCCGGTCTGCGCCCGCTGCTGGCGGGCGAGAGCGACGAGACGTCGAAGCTCTCGCGCGAGCACGCTGTCGCACGGGTCGCGCCGGGTCTGGTCGCGATCGCGGGCGGCAAGTACACCACATACCGGGTGATGGGGATGGACGCCGTCGACCTCGCATCGGAGGACATCCCGGCCCGCGTCGCGCCGTCGATCACCGAGAAGGTGCCGCTGGTCGGCGCCGATGGGTACTTCGCACTCGTCAATCAGGCGGTGCAGTTAGGTGAGGCGCACGGTCTGCACCCGTATCGCGTCAAGCACCTGCTGGACCGTTACGGCTCGCTGATCGGCGAGGTCCTCGATTTGGCGAAGGACAGCCCCGAGTTGCTGCAACCGATTACCGATGCCCCCGACTACCTGCAGGTGGAGGCCGTGTACGCGGCCGCCGCCGAGGGCGCGCTGCATCTCGAGGACGTCCTCGCGCGGCGCACCCGGATCTCGATCGAGTACTCGCACCGCGGTGTGAACTGTGCCGAGCAGGTGGCCGAACTGGTTGCACCGGTCCTGGGCTGGGACCGTGCGATGATCGACCGGGAGGTCGAGACCTTCCGCGCCCGAGTCGAGGCGGAGGTGATGTCGCAGGCGCAGCCGGACGACTTGTCCGCGGACGCGCTGCGGGCGGCCGCACCGGAGGCCAGATCGGAGATTCTGGAACCGGTTCCGGGTGCGGTCTCTAGTGAGTCAGCACGACCTTGA
- the glpK gene encoding glycerol kinase GlpK has translation MTEYIAAIDQGTTSSRCMIFDHGGQVVGVAQKEHNQIFPQPGWVEHDPDQLWSNTREMVGAVLAKTNLTAGDIAAVGITNQRETTVVWDRETGKPVYNAIVWQDTRTDHLCAEIGGDEGRGRFRAATGLPLSTYFSGPKIRWILDNVDGARERAEAGKLCFGTIDSWLIWNLTGGRHITDVTNASRTLLMNLETLDWDPDICDAIGVPMSMLPEIRSSSEVYGDLMLPGISAGIPIAGILGDQQAATFGQACLSVGEAKNTYGTGNFLLLNTGTTAVQSDHGLLTTVCYKLGGKPAVYALEGSVAVTGSLVQWLRDNLGIIQSAKDIEPLAKTVDDNGGAYFVPAFSGLFAPRWRPDARGVIAGLTRFVNKGHLARAALEATAYQTREVIEAMRADSGVELSSLKVDGGMVVNETLMQFQSDILGVPVTRPVVNETTALGAAYAAGLAVGFWKSEDEIRSNWAEDKTWQPAMDEAECDRLYSGWNKAVERTYGWED, from the coding sequence GTGACTGAGTACATCGCCGCCATCGATCAGGGCACCACGTCGAGCCGGTGCATGATCTTCGACCACGGCGGTCAGGTGGTCGGCGTCGCGCAGAAGGAACACAACCAGATCTTCCCGCAACCAGGCTGGGTTGAGCACGATCCTGACCAGCTCTGGAGCAACACCCGAGAGATGGTGGGCGCGGTGCTGGCGAAGACGAATCTGACGGCCGGGGACATCGCCGCGGTCGGCATCACGAACCAACGCGAGACCACAGTGGTGTGGGACCGAGAGACCGGCAAGCCCGTCTACAACGCGATCGTGTGGCAGGACACTCGGACAGATCACCTGTGCGCCGAGATCGGCGGCGACGAGGGACGCGGCCGGTTCCGCGCAGCCACCGGGCTGCCGTTGTCCACGTACTTCTCCGGCCCCAAGATCCGGTGGATCCTGGACAATGTCGACGGCGCCCGCGAGCGCGCCGAGGCCGGAAAACTGTGCTTCGGCACGATCGATTCCTGGCTCATCTGGAACCTCACCGGCGGCCGGCATATCACCGACGTCACCAACGCGTCCCGCACGCTGCTGATGAACCTCGAAACCCTCGACTGGGACCCGGACATCTGCGACGCAATCGGAGTCCCGATGTCGATGCTGCCCGAGATCCGCAGTTCATCGGAGGTATACGGCGACCTCATGCTGCCCGGAATCTCGGCGGGTATTCCGATAGCCGGGATCCTCGGCGATCAGCAGGCCGCGACCTTCGGACAGGCGTGCCTGTCCGTCGGCGAGGCCAAGAACACCTACGGCACCGGAAACTTCTTGTTGCTCAACACCGGAACGACGGCGGTACAGAGCGACCACGGACTGCTCACCACTGTCTGCTACAAACTTGGCGGCAAACCGGCGGTCTACGCCCTCGAGGGCTCGGTGGCAGTCACCGGCTCGCTGGTGCAGTGGTTGCGCGACAACCTCGGAATCATCCAGTCCGCCAAGGATATCGAACCGCTTGCCAAGACGGTGGACGACAACGGTGGCGCGTATTTCGTCCCGGCCTTCTCCGGTCTGTTCGCACCACGGTGGCGGCCCGACGCGCGCGGCGTCATCGCCGGGCTGACCCGGTTCGTCAACAAGGGCCACCTCGCCCGAGCTGCACTCGAGGCGACCGCCTACCAGACCCGCGAGGTCATCGAGGCAATGCGGGCCGACTCCGGCGTCGAGCTCAGCTCGCTCAAGGTCGACGGTGGCATGGTCGTCAACGAGACGCTCATGCAGTTCCAGTCCGACATCCTCGGTGTTCCGGTCACCCGCCCCGTCGTGAACGAGACGACCGCACTCGGCGCCGCTTACGCCGCGGGCCTGGCGGTCGGCTTCTGGAAGAGTGAGGACGAGATCCGCAGCAACTGGGCCGAGGACAAGACGTGGCAGCCGGCCATGGACGAGGCCGAATGCGACCGTCTCTACAGCGGATGGAACAAAGCCGTCGAACGCACCTACGGGTGGGAGGACTGA
- the ccsB gene encoding c-type cytochrome biogenesis protein CcsB, with the protein MPVDTALAQYSDYAFASAFAIYILALVLSVFDFAGASVRNRVAADVRARVSVGAGGPASVEPPVAGTTPGRRPWSERAGRAAVAVTIVAAALNIAAIVLRGLATSRWPLGNLYEYALFLCAATVICWLVALRRFPIRTLTVFVLAPVVILLFVAAAAMYADAAPVVPALRSYWIAIHVTVIVTASGILTFASTASLLHVLAVRGNGSAHRPIAWIAARLPEASLLDRVAYRTTIIGFPLYTIGIICGAIWAEAAWGRFWGWDPKETVSFIAWVLYAAYLHARSTSGWRSLRASWINVAALATTLFNMFAINFVVSGLHSYAGLN; encoded by the coding sequence ATGCCGGTCGATACGGCCTTGGCCCAATACAGTGATTACGCGTTCGCGTCAGCGTTTGCGATCTACATTCTTGCGCTTGTTCTTTCGGTGTTCGATTTCGCGGGAGCGTCGGTCCGGAATCGCGTTGCAGCCGACGTTCGCGCGCGGGTGTCCGTAGGAGCGGGAGGTCCGGCTTCCGTCGAGCCGCCCGTTGCGGGAACGACGCCGGGGCGGCGGCCCTGGAGTGAACGGGCCGGGCGGGCGGCGGTCGCCGTGACGATCGTCGCGGCTGCGCTCAACATAGCGGCAATCGTGCTGCGAGGTCTGGCCACGAGCCGCTGGCCCCTCGGCAACCTCTACGAGTATGCGTTGTTCCTGTGCGCGGCCACGGTCATCTGCTGGCTGGTGGCATTGCGTCGGTTCCCTATCCGCACCTTGACGGTGTTCGTCCTGGCGCCGGTGGTCATTCTGCTCTTCGTCGCCGCTGCGGCGATGTATGCCGACGCGGCTCCGGTGGTGCCGGCGTTGCGGTCCTACTGGATAGCCATCCACGTCACGGTCATCGTCACGGCATCCGGCATCTTGACCTTCGCCAGCACCGCGAGCCTCCTTCACGTACTCGCGGTCCGAGGCAACGGGAGTGCTCACCGGCCGATTGCGTGGATCGCTGCGCGCCTGCCCGAGGCGAGCCTGCTCGACCGGGTCGCGTACCGCACCACGATCATCGGGTTCCCGCTCTACACGATCGGGATCATCTGCGGCGCGATCTGGGCCGAAGCCGCCTGGGGCCGATTCTGGGGGTGGGACCCGAAGGAAACGGTCTCCTTCATCGCCTGGGTGCTCTATGCCGCTTACCTGCACGCCCGTTCCACCAGTGGCTGGCGCAGTCTGCGGGCCTCGTGGATCAACGTGGCCGCGTTGGCGACGACCTTGTTCAACATGTTCGCCATCAACTTCGTCGTTTCCGGGCTTCACTCCTACGCCGGACTGAACTGA
- a CDS encoding PLP-dependent aminotransferase family protein: protein MPFDSFPGSSLALSTRMAGLHSSAIRDLLTLTSRPEVVSLAGGLPATEMIPAERISQAATRALQDPRAVQYGETPGWAPLRETVAAWECERIGRRVETDEVVVTHGSQQALSLLAQVLLDPGEAVVVEDPGYTGALQVFRAAQAQLVPVALDENGMDTAALERVLASGLRPKLVHTVSNFHNPRGVVLSAPRRAHLAHLADRYGFWIIEDDPYGELWFGTPAPVPVAAHSDRVIRLSSASKVLAPALRVGWLHGDRRVCEAVELLKQGADLCGSSLTQQIAAELLGDRPWLSGHLDTIRTVYSGRARALLGALEGAFGDRIAQASVHGGMFCWIEFTDGTDTAVLLEAAVGRGVAFVPGSAFALGSGHAHGARLCFATNSAQTLNEAVARLAAAHRALG, encoded by the coding sequence ATGCCATTCGATTCGTTTCCCGGTTCCTCCCTCGCGCTGTCCACACGCATGGCGGGCCTGCACAGTTCGGCCATCCGTGACCTGCTGACGCTCACCTCTCGTCCGGAGGTCGTCAGTCTCGCCGGCGGGCTTCCGGCAACGGAGATGATTCCCGCCGAACGTATTTCGCAGGCCGCGACGCGAGCGCTGCAGGATCCGCGGGCGGTCCAGTACGGCGAGACGCCGGGCTGGGCGCCATTACGTGAGACCGTCGCGGCGTGGGAGTGCGAACGCATCGGGCGACGGGTGGAGACGGACGAGGTGGTGGTGACGCACGGCTCGCAGCAGGCGCTCAGCCTGCTCGCGCAGGTGCTCCTCGATCCCGGCGAAGCCGTCGTCGTCGAGGACCCCGGCTATACCGGTGCGCTCCAAGTGTTCCGCGCCGCGCAGGCCCAGTTGGTGCCCGTCGCGCTCGACGAGAACGGCATGGACACTGCAGCGCTCGAGCGGGTGCTCGCGTCCGGTCTGCGGCCCAAACTCGTCCACACGGTCAGTAACTTCCACAACCCTCGCGGCGTGGTGCTTTCGGCACCGCGACGTGCGCACCTCGCGCACCTCGCAGACCGGTACGGCTTCTGGATCATCGAGGACGATCCGTACGGCGAGCTGTGGTTCGGTACGCCCGCGCCCGTGCCCGTCGCGGCCCATTCCGACCGCGTCATCCGGTTGTCGAGTGCATCGAAGGTACTGGCGCCGGCACTGCGGGTGGGCTGGCTGCACGGCGACCGGCGAGTGTGCGAGGCCGTCGAACTACTCAAGCAAGGCGCGGACCTGTGCGGATCGTCGCTCACCCAGCAGATCGCGGCGGAACTGCTCGGGGACCGCCCATGGTTGAGCGGGCATCTGGACACCATCCGGACGGTGTATTCGGGCCGGGCCCGGGCGCTTCTCGGGGCGCTCGAGGGTGCGTTCGGTGACCGCATCGCGCAGGCATCCGTGCACGGCGGCATGTTCTGCTGGATCGAGTTCACGGATGGGACCGACACGGCGGTACTACTCGAGGCTGCGGTGGGGCGCGGCGTCGCCTTCGTGCCGGGCTCGGCATTCGCACTCGGCAGCGGGCATGCGCACGGCGCCCGGCTGTGTTTCGCGACCAATTCCGCGCAGACTCTGAACGAGGCCGTGGCGCGACTCGCGGCGGCGCACCGAGCTCTGGGCTGA
- a CDS encoding NAD(P)H-quinone dehydrogenase, with protein sequence MSRIVIIGGGPAGYEAALVAAQHGASVSLVDSDGIGGACVLFDCVPSKTFIASTGIRTDMRRATDLGISLDPAGASISLPQINSRVKNLAQVQSSDIRTRLQSVGVQLLSGTAELIDPQVGMAAHQVRATLATGEEKVLEADVVLIATGASPRVLPGAVPDGERILTWRHLYDLEELPSHLVVVGSGVTGAEFVSAYTEMGVKVTLVSSRDRVMPHEDADAALVLEDVLAERGVTLVKHARADAVERTEDGVVVKLSDGRTVSGSHALMAVGSTPNTGGLGLEKVGIELDKGGYLRVDRVSRTSVSGVYAAGDCTGLLPLASVAAMQGRIAMYHALGEGVSPIKLKTVASAVFTRPEIANVGVSQAAIDNGEVPARTVMLPLSTNPRAKMSGLRRGFVKIFCRPATGVVIGGVVVAATASELILPIAIAVQNNLTVNDLAQTFSVYPSLSGSITEASRQLMRHDDLD encoded by the coding sequence ATGAGCCGGATTGTGATCATCGGTGGCGGACCTGCCGGATACGAGGCAGCGCTGGTAGCCGCACAACACGGCGCTTCCGTGTCTCTGGTCGATTCCGACGGCATCGGTGGTGCGTGTGTCCTGTTCGACTGTGTGCCGTCGAAGACGTTCATCGCCTCGACCGGCATCCGCACCGACATGCGCCGCGCCACCGACCTGGGCATTTCTCTCGATCCGGCCGGCGCGTCGATCTCGCTGCCGCAGATCAACTCCCGGGTCAAGAACCTCGCTCAGGTCCAGTCGTCCGACATCCGCACCCGCCTGCAGAGCGTCGGCGTCCAGCTTCTGTCGGGTACGGCCGAACTGATCGACCCGCAGGTCGGCATGGCTGCGCACCAGGTCCGCGCGACCCTGGCCACCGGCGAGGAGAAGGTTCTCGAAGCCGACGTCGTCCTCATCGCCACCGGCGCCAGCCCCCGTGTGCTGCCGGGCGCGGTGCCGGACGGAGAGCGGATCCTCACGTGGCGCCACCTGTACGACCTCGAGGAGTTGCCTTCGCATCTGGTGGTCGTCGGTTCCGGTGTCACGGGCGCCGAGTTCGTGTCCGCGTACACGGAGATGGGCGTCAAGGTCACGCTGGTGTCCAGCCGTGACCGCGTCATGCCGCACGAGGACGCCGATGCTGCGCTGGTTCTCGAGGACGTCCTCGCGGAGCGCGGCGTGACGCTCGTCAAGCACGCACGGGCCGATGCCGTCGAGCGCACCGAGGACGGCGTTGTCGTCAAGCTCTCGGACGGCCGAACCGTGTCCGGCAGCCATGCCCTGATGGCGGTCGGCTCTACCCCCAACACCGGCGGTCTCGGCCTCGAGAAGGTCGGCATCGAGTTGGACAAGGGTGGGTACCTGCGCGTCGACCGCGTCTCCCGCACCTCCGTATCGGGTGTTTATGCCGCCGGTGACTGCACCGGCCTCCTGCCGCTCGCCTCGGTTGCGGCGATGCAGGGCCGGATCGCGATGTACCACGCGCTCGGTGAGGGCGTGAGCCCGATCAAGCTCAAGACCGTCGCTTCGGCGGTGTTCACTCGCCCCGAGATCGCCAACGTCGGCGTCAGCCAGGCCGCGATCGATAACGGCGAGGTCCCCGCCCGCACCGTCATGCTGCCGCTCAGCACCAACCCGCGAGCCAAGATGTCCGGTCTGCGTCGCGGTTTCGTGAAGATCTTCTGCCGGCCCGCGACCGGTGTGGTCATCGGTGGTGTCGTGGTCGCGGCGACGGCGTCCGAGTTGATCCTGCCGATCGCGATCGCCGTCCAGAACAACCTCACTGTCAACGATCTGGCGCAGACATTCTCGGTGTACCCGTCGCTGTCGGGGTCCATCACCGAGGCCTCACGGCAGCTCATGCGGCACGACGACCTGGACTGA
- a CDS encoding gamma-glutamylcyclotransferase encodes MPIYAAYGSNMHPEQMLERCPHSPMAGTGWLNGWRLTFSGGDIGWEGALATVVEDPDSKVFVVLYDVPDEDEVRLDRWEGSELGIHRKIRLRVDTADGPVLAWLYVLDAYEGGLPSARYLGVMADAAEIAGAPADYVRSLRTRNSRNVGPGTP; translated from the coding sequence GTGCCGATCTATGCCGCCTACGGGTCCAACATGCATCCGGAACAGATGCTCGAGCGCTGCCCGCACTCGCCGATGGCGGGGACCGGGTGGCTCAACGGATGGCGGCTGACCTTCAGCGGCGGCGACATCGGCTGGGAGGGCGCGCTGGCCACCGTCGTCGAGGACCCTGACTCCAAGGTGTTCGTCGTCCTGTACGACGTGCCCGACGAGGACGAGGTGCGGCTCGACCGCTGGGAGGGCTCCGAGCTCGGCATCCATCGCAAGATCCGGCTCCGCGTCGACACCGCCGACGGGCCGGTGCTGGCCTGGCTGTACGTGCTCGACGCCTACGAGGGCGGCCTGCCGTCCGCTCGCTACCTCGGTGTGATGGCCGACGCCGCGGAGATCGCCGGCGCCCCCGCCGACTACGTGCGCAGCCTGCGCACCCGCAACAGCCGCAATGTCGGGCCCGGCACCCCGTAA
- a CDS encoding M20 family metallopeptidase has product MNVGIENWLADHAMDLSRWRRHFHANPELARHEFATTAFVASTLSAAGMSPLLLPGGTGVVCDIGPGGMRIGLRADMDALPMHEATGAPYTSQVPGVSHACGHDAHTAILLGTALALNSLPQLPIGVRLIFQPAEEVMPGGALDVVAAGGMQGVSRIFALHCDPRLEAGKVGVRVGAITSAADTVELVLDSPGGHTSRPHLTTDLVYAIGTVITGLPGMLSRRIDPRSGTVMVWGAVSAGQAPNAIPRSGILTGTVRTGDHDTWALLEPTVREIVHGLLAPTGVRYELNYRRGVPPVVNDEISARMFEDAVRAIGPDALADTPQSGGGEDFSWYLEEAPGAMARLGVWSGHGEQLDIHQPTFDIDERALTTGVRVLTNLVLQT; this is encoded by the coding sequence GTGAACGTCGGGATCGAGAACTGGCTGGCGGATCACGCGATGGACCTGTCGCGTTGGCGACGGCACTTCCATGCAAATCCGGAACTGGCGCGACACGAGTTCGCGACCACCGCGTTCGTCGCGAGCACTCTGTCGGCGGCTGGGATGTCGCCGCTGCTGCTTCCCGGCGGGACGGGCGTGGTCTGCGATATCGGCCCGGGCGGAATGCGAATCGGTCTGCGGGCAGACATGGACGCGCTGCCGATGCACGAGGCGACCGGTGCGCCGTACACGTCGCAGGTTCCCGGCGTCTCGCACGCATGTGGCCACGACGCCCACACCGCGATCCTGCTCGGCACGGCACTCGCGCTGAACTCGTTGCCACAGTTGCCGATCGGGGTGCGGCTGATCTTCCAGCCGGCCGAGGAGGTCATGCCCGGCGGCGCGCTGGACGTCGTCGCCGCGGGCGGTATGCAGGGAGTGTCGAGAATTTTTGCGCTGCACTGCGATCCGCGCCTCGAAGCAGGCAAGGTTGGGGTGCGTGTCGGCGCGATCACCTCGGCCGCCGACACCGTCGAACTCGTGCTCGATTCGCCGGGAGGCCACACGTCCCGTCCGCACCTGACGACCGATCTGGTGTACGCGATCGGTACGGTGATCACCGGGCTGCCCGGGATGCTCAGCCGCCGGATCGATCCGCGCAGCGGCACCGTCATGGTGTGGGGCGCGGTGAGTGCCGGCCAGGCCCCCAACGCGATCCCGCGCAGCGGCATCCTCACCGGCACGGTGCGCACGGGCGACCACGACACGTGGGCACTGCTCGAGCCGACGGTCCGCGAGATCGTGCACGGGCTGCTCGCGCCCACCGGGGTGCGGTACGAGCTCAACTATCGGCGGGGCGTGCCACCCGTTGTCAACGACGAGATCTCCGCGCGCATGTTCGAGGACGCGGTGCGGGCGATCGGCCCGGACGCGCTCGCCGACACGCCGCAGTCGGGCGGCGGCGAGGATTTCTCCTGGTACCTCGAGGAGGCTCCCGGTGCGATGGCGCGGCTGGGGGTGTGGTCCGGTCACGGCGAGCAACTGGATATCCACCAGCCGACGTTCGACATCGACGAGCGGGCTCTGACGACCGGAGTGCGGGTGCTGACGAACCTGGTGCTGCAGACCTGA
- a CDS encoding M20 family metallopeptidase yields the protein MVALSHSIHAEPELAFEEHRSAAKVSELLRERGFEVRSGIADLPTAFDATFGSGELVIGICAEYDALPEIGHACGHNIIAAAAVGAGVALAPLADQLGITVRVIGTPAEETGGGKVLMLERGAFDGVAAALMVHPGPFDIVGATSLALADIAVTYTGREAHASAAPEFGRNAADATTVAQVSLALLRQHLAPGQQLHGIVSDGGAAPNIVPARTEMLYYLRARTAESLEELAARAEACFAAGALATGCTHAVRTVSPTYAELKPDPWLVGAYRDEIGDLGRTPLPVDLESSRPLGSTDMGNVTHVLPGIHPVVGIDSGGAVTHQPEFAAASVNESADRAVVDGAIALARTAIRAALDEDQRVRLLEGVARR from the coding sequence TTGGTTGCGCTGTCTCATTCCATCCATGCCGAACCCGAGCTCGCGTTCGAGGAGCACCGCAGCGCGGCCAAGGTTTCCGAGTTGCTTCGCGAACGCGGGTTCGAGGTGCGCTCCGGCATCGCTGATCTGCCGACGGCGTTCGACGCGACCTTCGGCAGTGGCGAGCTGGTGATCGGGATCTGTGCCGAGTACGACGCGCTGCCCGAGATCGGGCATGCGTGCGGGCACAACATCATTGCGGCGGCGGCCGTCGGCGCGGGAGTTGCGCTGGCGCCGCTCGCCGATCAGCTCGGTATCACCGTCCGCGTCATCGGCACGCCTGCGGAGGAAACCGGCGGCGGCAAGGTCCTGATGCTCGAGCGAGGTGCATTCGACGGTGTCGCCGCGGCGCTCATGGTGCATCCGGGCCCGTTCGACATCGTCGGTGCGACCTCGCTGGCGCTCGCGGACATCGCGGTGACCTACACAGGCCGGGAGGCGCATGCCTCGGCTGCACCGGAGTTCGGCCGCAACGCCGCCGACGCCACCACCGTCGCACAGGTGTCTCTGGCGCTGTTGCGTCAGCATCTCGCACCGGGGCAGCAGTTGCATGGCATCGTCAGCGACGGTGGCGCCGCGCCGAACATCGTTCCGGCGCGAACCGAGATGCTGTACTACCTACGCGCGCGGACCGCGGAGTCCCTCGAGGAACTGGCTGCGCGGGCCGAGGCCTGTTTTGCGGCAGGCGCCCTCGCGACCGGCTGCACTCACGCAGTGCGGACGGTGTCACCGACCTACGCGGAACTGAAACCGGACCCGTGGCTGGTCGGCGCCTACCGTGACGAGATCGGCGATCTGGGCCGCACGCCACTGCCCGTGGACCTGGAATCATCACGCCCGCTGGGCAGTACGGACATGGGCAATGTCACCCATGTGCTGCCCGGCATCCACCCGGTCGTCGGCATCGACTCCGGTGGCGCGGTGACCCATCAGCCGGAGTTCGCTGCGGCCAGTGTGAACGAGTCCGCAGATCGGGCCGTTGTCGACGGTGCGATCGCCCTGGCGCGCACCGCGATCCGGGCCGCGCTCGACGAAGATCAGCGGGTGCGCCTGCTCGAGGGGGTGGCTCGACGGTGA